The nucleotide sequence TGGTGGGGCCTCTTCTTCTGAGTCGTCAtcttcctcatcatcatcagaggACTCTTTAGCAGCAGCCTTGATTGGTGCCTTTGCTGCAGGCTTAGCAGGAGCACCCTTTTTAGGGGGCGGAGCCTCCTCCTCAGAATCCTCTTCATCAGAAGACTCCTTTGCAGGTTTAGTCTTCACTGCAGGCTTGGCAGGACCCTTGGCAGGCTTTGCAGCTGCCTTGGCTGCTTTCTTGGGAGGTGGCGCCTCTTCTTCAGACTCATCGTCATCGTCTTCATCATCATCTGACTCCTCGGCTTTGGCTGCRGCTGCCTTAGCTGTCGTTTTTGCCTTTGCGGGTGCAGTTTTTGCAGGCGCCTTTTTTGGTGGTGGCGCCTCTTCCTCGGATGACTCTTCTGAATCGTCGTCTTCATCACTTTCAGCCTTCTTAGCAGTCACACCATTCTTGACAGCTTTTGAAGTTTTTGCTGGAGGTGCTTTCTTTGTAACCTTAGCTGGAGGAGCCTCTTCCTCTTCGCTGTCCTCCTCGCTAGAGTCCTCTTCTTCCTCTACCCGTTTAGGTGGGggggcttttttcttttgagcttGATTTGCTGCCTTTGCTAACTTCACCATGATTACTGCTGTTGTGTGTTTCAATGAAACACTGGAATCTCGATGTGTAAAGACGGATAACTAAACTGCTAGTACATGCACGTGGTTGTGTCTGCTCGACGGAACATTGGACTGGAAAAAGACCAATATACATTGTTAGTtcagtcagatatttgaaaaaattacattttgtgtatattttattaaaagttcaTGCTTTATGCGTAGGACCagtttgtccctattctcaaaaATCACTGTTAAGCATTAATGTTCAAGAAAGATGGTAAAGAGGCGACATTAAGCGATTTAAATTCAGACGTTTCGGAagattcagcttttattttggtagtctATTTCTGGTTGTCggcaagtgattttttttattattatatatatattttcttttagcagatttttttttagcagattcGGAGTTAAAGATTTTACTCCGAACTAAATTTtgagcttcaaactaaatatttaaccagTCAGGTTAAATATTTTGCTGGCGAACATGTAGTTTCAAACTctaacatttataaattaatagtAAAATCGTGAAAGTGTGATTATGACGGGCTAAAGGCTGTTTAAGGCCTTCAGGCCTCACggaactggatcagaaccagaacacacGGGTATCGGTTCTGTTCGCAGTGTTCAAACATCATTCTGAGTTTCATTagcgaccagaaccagaacctctacTGCTGATGGTTCTGGGTATCAGTTGGTTTGTGTAGAACCTTTGAGAATACAGAACCGGAACCGTCACCTGCTCTTCTGGTGAAGTTAGAGCTGATAAAGCCCAGAGTGTGATCGGATCAGAACTGGTTAATCTTAGAACCCAACAGGTTCTGGATGGGGCGGTTCTGCTGATGTCATCTTGGACTATGGAGGTCCAGATGTTATCAGCTGCTGAGAAGTTCTGATAAGAGGAACCGTGTTGCTAACGGGTCAAAGTTCTGCTGACCGGACTCTGGACCCACACAACTCCTGAGGTTCTGAAGAGGCGgtgagttctggttctggttctactggGTTTTTCTATCTGTTTCTGTCCAGTCCTGTTAGGTTCTGTGTGGGTTCTGTTTTGGTCTCTGTGTTCTGGCTGACCCAGAACACGACTCGTCTTTTTCGAGCAGAACTCTGACtccggcccggttctgatccgttcTTCCTctcaggtgtgtttttgtggttCTCAGCCTCGTTTGTTTCCTGACCTCGATGAAGGAGTCTAAAAATGGATCCTCCTCCTTCAGGAGCAGATCCATTTTTAGATTTCTATTTTCCTCCTGTGTCCGGGTCCGATTTAACTCTCTTTGTGGCGCCGAGCAGAGGAGGGGACAGATCTGGGACGCCGAGCGTTTGAACATCATCTGAGCGCAGAggaaggagctgcagctgctggaggatgTTTTCTGTCGGTTCCAGAACCGCCAGAGGAACTCACTGCGTTCTGTTCTTCCTCTCCAGAACCTCCACTGGATCCGTTTGGAGACCTTTGTGATCCCAGCCGACACGCCACAGCCATGACTCCCCCGGCCGACCTCCGACCTTTGCCCGGGCTGCTCGTCGTGATGCTgctgatgtcacttcctgctgcagctctggaACCAGAGACGTGTTTCTCCCGGCAGCATCAGGGCGCCGCCATCAACGTCAGGGTAGCGCTGAGCCGGGACTCGGCGGCCATGATGGCCCGGATGGTCCGGTTGGAGCGGGACTGCGTCCTGGCCTGCTGCTCGGAAGAGGTCCGAACAGGTGAGACCCGATCAGAACCGCTGGTTATCAGCTCTGCTTCATCAGTGTTTTCATGCTGGAAGTGGACCGAAGTCGAGCCGTTCGGTCCAGTCCACTGATCCGGActggttctggtcagaaatCTGTCCCATTTAAAGGGGCGGTAATctctgttttcagccattttataGTTTAATCAGTAACTGGTTACCTTCAGCTgttggaaaattaaaagaaagtttatttCCTGATTTAACCTCTTGacattgggtctctgtctctttaagaagctcctgctctttctgaagctccgcctccaggaagtcattccaaaatggctcctctattaacccttttaagtttttacctgcgttgctctgagcagcagctcctgtaatgagctcagtttgctaattgctgctggctagtctgaaggaactgagtgggggaggagctaagccttgaaggcggggctaggtccatccAGGCGTTTCgggcagctgaatggttgccatggagactaaaggatttgcattaaagagtcaaagcaacactgcaggtttgtttgtgatgaaggaaaacatgaaaagttgattttacatgacactgtccctttaaggaaTCTGTTCAGAGCAGAGATGGTGACTAGAGCTTCTGACTTGGACCGTAAGGTTTTATCAGAACcagggctgcagctaacgattgttttagtaatcaattattctgataattaaaaggataaaaaaaatttccaatctgcagatttttcatttaaccatttgaccataaactgaatttaaacagaatttaaCTCTGATCGTTCTCACTGCGACGCTGGCTGCATGAAAAGTTCAACAACCGGAACCAGAAAGGGTTCTGGTACCATGACCCGGCTGAGCCTGGTGGACCAGCAGCGTAGCAGGTTGACTGTGTTTACTATCAGCTAAAGGTTCAATGTGTAACAGTTACCGCCATCTAGTGGTCGGGAGCTGAAGTGCCACCTGTGCTCTGTGTTCTGAAGGCGCTCGGTGCAACATGGCCGTGTTCAAAGCCAACAAACACGCCGGCGAAGACAACTGCCTGCTGTTCCACTGTCCCACCGAGTCGGACTGTCCTCTGATGAAAGCCGCCGAGGGCAGCAACACCTACGACATCTACAAAGGTCTGCTGCTTTTCCGTTTCACCTGTACGGAAGCCCATCTGtgccatgaaagaaaacataaaagccCAACTGAAAGTCAGAATCACCAACTTTAAAGCCTTCATTacgagaataaaaataataattttcagaaTAATTCTCATAATTTTGAGAAAGTCATGTTGATTTTCTGAGGCTTGCTCctgaaattatgactttaaatttcATAATTTACTTTAAAGTGTGAAGTTATGACTTTATGTGTAaaaattggttgtttttttttaattattactttaaagctcaaaatgatgacttttaaattcaaatttttgaatttaattctCAGAattgtacttctttttttattttttcaaaattatgaccgtctcaaaattttgactttaaaactcagaattctgacattaacATTCAAAACTATAACTTCTTTCAAAATGAAGACTTTTTACCTCAAAATGGTgattaaaaaagtcaaaattgacatttttttaaattatgactcTTTATGTCAGAATTAAGGCTtgcttttggactttttttcttctttcatggCAGTTATGGTCTTCCATAGACAGGTCAGCAGAAATGACTCTATATCTCTGCTGCCCTCTTGTGGCCAAAATGTCATTACACTTCAACCTTCTTCTCTCTTGCTCAGGTTTAAGTCATCCACCCACACTGAGACCTGTTCCCATGACAACCACTCTCCAGACTACCAGCACCTCCACCTCTACCACATCAGCACCAACTACACCAACCACCACCCAGCCCACCAGCACAACCAGCACACCAACCACCGTCCAGGCACTGCACTCCACCCCAGAACCTTCTCcacccatcatcatcatcgccaCAGAGCCTGCAGGTAGTCCACCCACCaccaacaccaccaccaccaccacaggACCCTCTCCCACCTTCACCACCAGAAAACCCAACAAAACCAgcaagaagcaaaacaaaaccaccaAGAAAGGAAAATCTCATCCAGccctcaccaccaccaccactacCCAAACAGCTCCCAGCTCcatgacatcacttcctgctgaaacaggaaggaaggaggtCGAAGATAAACATACTAGTGTTCCAGAAACAACAACTTCAGCTCCAACCACCACTATGGCTCCAACCACCAGTACAACCACTACAACTCCAACAACTACAGCCACCTTccccatcaccaccaccacccttCCTccaaccaccaccaccaccccccAGCATACCTCCACCACTGAGCCAACCACCACAGTGACAGCTCAACCACCAAGTCTGATCTTCATTCCCAAAGACCCGGTCCAGTCAGAGCCCGACCTCCAACCAGGCCACCCCACCCTGAACTCCAGCTCCAGCCGGGGGAAAGCGGTGGCGGCCCAGGGGGCGCTGAAGGGCGGCGTGGTGGCCTTCATGGTGCTGGCGCTGGCCGTGCTGACGCTGGCGCTGGCGGTGGGCGGCCGGAAGGCCATGGAGTCCTTCGACCGGCGCCATTACACCAGACTGGAGCTCAACGACCTGCACTATGAGATTTAACAGGAGAATCcaacatttctgctttatttaagGTTGTTTAAGTATTAACTACACAACTCTGAACATCTGCTCACACTTTGTTTACGAAGTCAGAGAAtcctgctctctgattggtcagactCGGCTGTTGAAGCTCATGACTCCATTGGCCACAGAGATAGTCCCCGCCCCTTGGCGTGGACGGAGAAACTCTGTCATTGTTAAGATTTTACAGATGAAATTTACAGACAAGTTAAATCAGATCTGgtttaatttggtttttaaaCCGGATCAATGATCTGATCTCTGATCAGTTCATTGATCTGGCCTGTGCAGTTCTAATAACCACCACTAGATGTCatccttttttctgttaattcagTTACTGTCACTTAGGATTATTAGTGTTAACctggaaatatttaaatttctgaatAATGTACCttaaattattaatatgtttaaaatttatatgaaaatatttgttcatttctgataagaaaccaaaactgtgaaaagttttcCAACCATCAGAGCGGTGAAGACCTCTCATTTCAGTGATTTAAAGAAATCTTGATGAATTTATTGCTGATAAATATACAGCTAAAACCAGATCCGCCTCCAGAGGGAATGTTCTGGTATGAACACAGAAATGATCAGCTGTGTTCATACACAGTGGCCACCAGAGGGCATCATCATCACCAGAGTACCATGAAACCTCCCGTCTCCTGTCAAAATGGGACTGGTAACAACTCTAAGCTATTTCATATTTTGATCAACCCCAGATGTGAACCTTGACATGTATGGTATGTTtgaaactcttattttgaagtaagaagGGAAATAGTTCCTTAGTTGGCCTGTTGAGTTGATGGTCACGACTCGGTGAAGAAACCTCCAACACTAGCCATCATTTTCAACCACTGTGAGAATACCGATTAACAAGTTAGCTGCTAACAGATTTAAATCACCAAAGTTACAGTCGGCTGCTAACAGCGTTGCAGTTAGCTTCCATTAATGTTAGCTGCTAACACCTCAACGAAGTCCTGAAACTGTACCTAGAATCTTGAGTTGGccagttcatttgttttttttattcttactttaataaaacagtcgTAAGTTTGGTGATTGTAATGCAGCAAGTTGGGAATCTGGGATCACTAGTTATGCACTTTGACCAACTAAGCTAGTTCAGTGATGTTCGGTCTCTTTTCAAAGACCATAAACCTGGTCAGGGAGGTCTCCTCTGGATCTGCTGACCCTCTTTGTCCTGAATGTTGGACGCTGCGGCGCTCTGCACGCTTATGCCCTCTGGTGGCCATTCTAGACATAGCATGAAAGACCATGAGACGGGAGGAGATGATTAACACTGGAAATCATCTAAAACTGGTAGGAGATCAGTGAACCCAGCTGGGAACTGAACCCACAACCCAGATGTTGCTGTgaggcagcagagcagctggaaGCTCCAGGTTCTTCCAAACACGATCCAGTCCAATCGTCTGGACTGAGCGAGAGGAACCGGCCCGGTTTGGAGGACTCATACTGAATGTGACCATGGTGGTCAGTGAGGTTGGGTCAGTCTGGAGGTGTGTTGCTTCTCCAGCATGATGAGCTTCTTACCTGCCAGGtgatccaacagcagcagctcactgCCATGATGGATCCTGGTTCTGATTCCACTCTTCCTGCTCCACTGGGTCACAGCGCGACCTCTAGACATGAGCCTACGATGACCTACTGGTTCCTCCAGGTTCCACCTGGTTCCACctggttcctcctggttcctCCTGATTCCTCctggttcctcctggttcctNNNNNNNNNNNNNNNNNNNNNNNNNNNNNNNNNNNNNNNNNNNNNNNNNNNNNNNNNNNNNNNNNNNNNNNNNNNNNNNNNNNNNNNNNNNNNNNNNNNNNNNNNNNNNNNNNNNNNNNNNNNNNNNNNNNNNNNNNNNNNNNNNNNNNNNNNNNNNNNNNNNNNNNNNNNNNNNNNNNNNNNNNNNNNNNNNNNNNNNNNNNNNNNNNNNNNNNNNNNNNNNNNNNNNNNNNNNNNNNNNNNNNNNNNNNNNNNNNNNNNNNNNNNNNNNNNNNNNNNNNNNNNNNNNNNNNNNNNNNNNNNNNNNNNNNNNNNNNNNNNNNNNNNNNNNNNNNNNNNNNNNNNNNNNNNNNNNNNNNNNNNNNNNNNNNNNNNNNNNNNNNNNNNNNNNNNNNNNNNNNNNNNNGTTCCTCCTGATTCCTCCTTGTTCCTCTGGGTTCTTCCTGGTTCCTCCTTGTTCCTCCTGATTCCTCTGGGTTCCTCTGGGTTCCACctggttcctcctggttcccTAAAGACCCGACAGCAATACCGCCCTCCCCCCAGCGCCTCTCAGGAAGCCTCTAAAGCGGAGACTCCAGATGCAGATCAGAACTCGCTGTGCACGCTCCTGCATGTCCTCTGGGCCTGTGGTGACCTTTGAACCCGCAGGTTCACTGTAGATGTCACAttcactgtgtgtttttgtatttccacCTGAATTCCCGCCGTGGATCCAATCCTTTATAAACGGATGCACTactgtgttgtgtgtttttgataatCAGCTGCTGTACATATTCCTGGTTGGTTTTCATAGCTCAGAGGAAAATGGCCGCCACTATTTTCttataataaacacattttactggttttagtcaggctgctgctgcggctcctctccagcagggggcagcagcggGCTGGtcacttttcagttttactctAATTACTGACATGGATGGTGATGTTTGGTGCCGTTTTGTCAAGTGATGCTTTCACataactttaatgttttgttgtaaagattaaaaaaatgtgatttttgaatgtttatcTCGTGTTTTCTCTACAAACTAAACCATCGGAGGGTCCAGATGTTCGACGACgttcagggtaaaaaaaaacagaaaacgggTATATTTCTATGGAGCTAAATATGGACCATaactttcaaaagaaaatgtttagattaatctcggaaattttgttgaaaataatttaaaatgttaggGTTTTTtccagaataatttttttttagcttaatctctgagattttttttgggtgaaatttacttttttttctatttataacGGCCCTAATGTAATTGGAAATACACAGAAAGGTAAGATAACCATAAAGCGGAGCTAAATAACTGAGACGGACGGGTTCTGGACGGGTTCTGGAGGTGAGAGAGTCCAGCTCCAACATGGCCGCTCAGTGaagtcagagcagaaaaacatctgGCTTGGTTTGTCAAACCCTGACAGACTGAGAGCTGAAGCTTCGCTACATCTGGAGGAAAAAGGAGGAAGTTGAAGCGGAGGCGCGGCCTGCAGCGGAgcatggaggtggcagcatcatgctgtgggtcaGTTTACagaacagacaaaaacatcacTGAACCAACACCTGGAGACCTGTCTCTCCCTCCTTCAGGTTCGTGGTTAGGCGCCCCgctctcccccctcccccacctgttgtgGCCCCCAGCTCTGGGCTCCAGGTGTTTTCCAAAGCGCTGCGGCTCCCAGCGGCTTCTGCCCTTTTTCAGAGCCAGTTGGGGAGATAAAGTAGTCCCTTCTGGTGGTTCGGACCTGATGCGCAGGTCTCTGCGGTGGCGGGCGGTTTGCGGTGTTTTTGTTGCGGCAGTGCGCAGTCCGTGTGCGGCAGAACAACAATAGaaagcggaggaggaggagcaccAGCGGCACCAGCGGCTTCTGGCAGCGGAGCGACACCGACGATCCTGCGGGACGATATGAGACTTTGGATCGGACTCTTAAGCGAACAGAAGCTTGTGATGGAAGCTGGAAAGATCCGAGTCTGATcggaaccgaaccgaaccggagCGGAGCGTGTTTTTGTTGAGAGGAAGCGGCCGCAGCCATGATGGGAATGCTGGGAATCCTGCGCTGAGGATCCGCGGCGGCTGGGCCCAGGATCGGGAGAAAGATGGGAATGTGTGTTCGgatcctgctgctgttttgttccTGCTGGCTCGTCTCAggtgaggttctggttctggaggttctggctGTTTGGACCGAGGGTGGCGGGGTTCCTGCTGGATTCGGGTTTTGTGTTTAGATTTCCAGGGCctgctaacattagcttctAGCTAACATCCAGCTTGTTCTGGAAAAGGATTTTTTCTGGGTATTCTGCTCATAAGTCCAGTTGTAGGTTCCGGTTCTGGACGGGATGTGGGGTCTGGTTCGGGTTCTGGTTGGATTCGGGAGTTTGGTTGATTATTTGGAGCAGAGAGGGAATGTGGGAAACAACAACAGGAGCTAGTTAGCATCAAAGCTAACAGGTTGGAGCTGCTAACCAACTAAGTAACTAGCTAGCTGCCTTTCAGCTGGTTAACCAGGgtaggttctggttctgatccaaatattattacagagaaaaatcaattttcCAGCAGAGCAACGAAACATTCCTGCAGAAACACTCAGACTGGATGCTTCCCTGGAAAACCCTCCAGGTATGGAGATTCATTGATAACGTGAAGATTGATGGGAAACctggaggaaaacaggaaaacttggaggaaaacaggaaaacctcAGCTGGGAATCATCTGCTCCATTAGCTTTAATGCACAGAGGAATCACAGGAAGTCCAGGAAATATTCCCTGGAAAAcctcagaaacagaaatattgagtctggatttaaaggagcAGACAGCTTTCCAGGTAGCTgggagttctggttctggttctggttcactGCAGCCTCTCAGCATGACAGAACCTCCACTGTGCTTCAGTGATGCTAGAAGGAAACCTGTTGCCTCCAGGTTCTGCCATGTTGGGAATTTTGggctttttccacatttttcttcattaaaccATCAGAACCGccggttctggtggttctggtggttctgatggatcTCCCGGCTGTGAGCTGCTCTTTTTAGACTCCAACACTAAGCTGAAAAATTCTCTTATTTTACTGAATAACTTTATCGGCGCTGAAATCTCCTCTTTTTTCAGTCTCAGTAACTTCAGGTGGAAGATAAAAAACGGAACCGTCTGCCAGGATTATTTTACTATGATGTGTGTTTAAGTAGATTATCGATAAATTAGGAAATAGACTTGACTAAAATGAAACTGGAGTCCAAAGGAACCAGAAATATGTGGTTTCAGTCATAAATTATTCTTATTGACACTTTTATCATTATAGCAGTAAAACTTATTACgataagactttttttaaaccaaatgaaaCCTTAGCAGAACTTGCGTTAATATACTTTTAGCAATATGTTTCTTTAACATTATGGATGCACTGACATTCATATCAATACTGCTGTTTTTCCCgataaccaatatttaccaatattatgCAAATTTCACTTCCGCTTAGAAacttttgggggaaaaaacaagagAATAATAAATATCTGCTGTTCATATCGGCTCCGTTTGATTTATCGGACCGATACCGATATATCGCACTTCTCTACTTACAATGGTCTCCAAACCATATTTTGGTTTATCACAGTAATTATTCGTTGTTCATTAGTTCTGAAagcgggttctggttctggtttggttccacttcctgtcttcctgCTAACACTTCCTGTGTGTCCTCAGGCGAGCCGCTGCTGCTGTACGCCAACCGGCGGGACCTGCGCCTGGTGGACGCGGCGCGCGACAAGGCCAACGCCACGGTGGTGGTGGGCGGCCTGGAGGACGCCGCCGCCGTGGATTACGTCTACGCCCAGGGCCTCATCTACTGGAGCGACGTCAGCGAGGAGGCCATCAAACGGACCTCCTTCAACCGGACCGGCGCCGGCGCCGCCCAGACCGTGGTGCCGGGCCTGGCTGCGCCGGACGGCCTGGCCTGCGACTGGCTGGGCCTCAAGCTGTACTGGACCGACTCGGACACCAACCGGATCGAGGTGGCCGAGCTGGACGGGTCGCTGAGGAAGGTTCTGTTCTGGCAGGAGCTGGACCAGCCCAGAGCCATCGCCCTGGACCCGGAGCGAGGGTGAGTCCAGACGGTTCTGCCGCTGCTAAATGGGCTGGAAGTATCCGGAGTGGAGTTGGATCAGAACCACGTTTCTCTTCATTAGATGTGAAGGAAACGGACccggtggttctggttctgggttgTCCTCATGGTCTCAGCTGTGTGTCGTCCTCAGGTTCATGTACTGGACGGACTGGGGCGAGGTCCCAAAGATCGAGCGGGCCGGGATGGACGGGACCAACCGGTCCCTGCTGGTGGACCAGGACATCCACTGGCCCAACGGGCTGACGGTCGACTACGGCCAGCAGAAGCTCTACTGGGCCGACGCCAAGCACAACTTCATCCACCGCTGCAACCTGGACGGCTCCTCCAGGTACCAGCTGCCAGGTCCGAGGTGGTTCTGCCGGGCCCGGACCCAGTCTGacgtgtgtgtggtgtgttgcagAGAGGTGGTGGTTAAAGGCGAGCTGCCTCACCCCTTCGCCCTCACCCTGTACGAGGACACGCTGTTCTGGACCGACTGGAACACGCACTCCATCCACTCCTGCCGGAAGCAGACGGGCCGGGAGCAGCGCATCGTCCACTCCCACATCTTCTCCCCGATGGACCTCCACGTCTTCAGCCCCAAGAGGCAACCCGTCTGTGAGTCAGCAGGGTGTCTGTTGCCTATCTGGACTGGTCCAGGCCTGCTGCGCTCTCCTCCCggccggttctgacccgtttccATGTCGATGTGTTGCAGCGCGGAGCAGCCCCTGCTCCCATGGCAACGCAGGATGCTCCCACCTCTGCCTGCTGTCCCCGACCCGGCCCTTCTACCGCTGCGCCTGTCCCACCGgagtccagctgctggaggacgGACAGACCTGCAGAGACGGTGAGGACGGCCACCACCACCATCTGGCCCTGGCCTGGGCTCAGTCTGTGTCAGAGAAGGAAACTAAATGTTAGAAGTCGTTGGTTATTCTGAAAGACTTTATTTGTCACAATGATCAGTTTCAACTGGAAGCTGGTGGTTCTGGACCCGGTCCGGTTGGTTCTGGACCCGGTCCGGTTGGTTTTGAACCTGGTCCGGTTGGGTTGGACCTGTTCCGGTTGGGTCTTGACCCGGTCCGGTCCAGGTTGgacccggtccggtccggttggGACCCAGTCCTGTTGGTTCTGGACCCGGTCTGGTTGGGTCTGGATCCGGTACGGTTGGTTTTGAACCTGGTCCGGTTGGGTCCGGACCCGGACCCGGTCCGGTTGAGTCCGGACCCGGACCTGGTCTGGTTGGGTCTGGATCCGGTCCGGTTGGGTCTGGACCCGGTCTGGTTGGTGGTTTGTTGGTTCTGGACCCGGTTGGGTTGGGTCTGGATCCGGTCCGGTTGGGTCTTGACCCGGTTGGGTTGGGTCTGGACCCGGTCCGGTTGGGTCCGGACCCGGTCTGGTTGCAGAATTTCTCCCAGCTTGCAGGTTGAGCCGATGGAGACGTTTGGACCCAGACTTTGCTCGCCTCTGATCTGGAAGCGGCCGCCGGGGCCGACCCGCCGTCGCCGTGGCAACCCGCCCCTCCCCCACCCGTCTCCTCTGAAGCGCGGCCCCTCC is from Poecilia reticulata strain Guanapo unplaced genomic scaffold, Guppy_female_1.0+MT scaffold_125, whole genome shotgun sequence and encodes:
- the mansc1 gene encoding MANSC domain-containing protein 1 — translated: MTPPADLRPLPGLLVVMLLMSLPAAALEPETCFSRQHQGAAINVRVALSRDSAAMMARMVRLERDCVLACCSEEVRTGARCNMAVFKANKHAGEDNCLLFHCPTESDCPLMKAAEGSNTYDIYKGLSHPPTLRPVPMTTTLQTTSTSTSTTSAPTTPTTTQPTSTTSTPTTVQALHSTPEPSPPIIIIATEPAGSPPTTNTTTTTTGPSPTFTTRKPNKTSKKQNKTTKKGKSHPALTTTTTTQTAPSSMTSLPAETGRKEVEDKHTSVPETTTSAPTTTMAPTTSTTTTTPTTTATFPITTTTLPPTTTTTPQHTSTTEPTTTVTAQPPSLIFIPKDPVQSEPDLQPGHPTLNSSSSRGKAVAAQGALKGGVVAFMVLALAVLTLALAVGGRKAMESFDRRHYTRLELNDLHYEI
- the LOC103459834 gene encoding nucleolin-like, with amino-acid sequence MVKLAKAANQAQKKKAPPPKRVEEEEDSSEEDSEEEEAPPAKVTKKAPPAKTSKAVKNGVTAKKAESDEDDDSEESSEEEAPPPKKAPAKTAPAKAKTTAKAAAAKAEESDDDEDDDDESEEEAPPPKKAAKAAAKPAKGPAKPAVKTKPAKESSDEEDSEEEAPPPKKGAPAKPAAKAPIKAAAKESSDDDEEDDDSEEEAPPPKKTQAAKQSAKPAAKGQPAZESSEEDDEEDDSEEEMDTTPAPAATKAKKAGMVKAKEESEEEGPFMVHGKPLMGPIFMWYHTEVKDGTQTYCPLQHKAAVYLSGQRGLRSAQPGLHRPPAVNVGADESVFHCRLEESSGSSSPEPEPVRSQLAASAIPGRHVGNQRKAEQQ